From the Alkalibacter rhizosphaerae genome, one window contains:
- a CDS encoding putative polysaccharide biosynthesis protein translates to MSKGSYIKGASIIAAGGIIAKMLGLFFKVPIGRILDSYGMGLYNNSYSIYNLMLTISIIGVPVAISKMIAERASEKNYQGVMQVFKVSMTVLFVVGALTTTLLYFGADSIIALANWEEESYYSILGLAFAPFLVALMSGFRGFFQGMQRMTPTAVSQIVEAFVRVIFGIGLCYYLTNNFGQAEGAGGASSGALFGAIGAFAFLVFTYLIFMKDFKGVMGRQTTVFPKESRKKILRRLAQIAIPVTMTSAIVSLFGIINSFTYVSRLSLAGVDGRLATIMFGDYGLAQTMINVPLTFSTAMSITLVPAISESFALKSKIGIKHKTELGLRVIILIALPCAVGLSVFSNQIFALLFPNSVYGGGILKYFAYSTILIMFANTLQSILQGVDRFNLPMFHLLPALGVNLLFNFIFVPIPSINIYGLIISNIAAYSVVCVLNYRSVRRITGVRIHVVQTVVKPAAASLIMGLFGFFAYKGLYGFLGNAGAVLVSILLCIGVYFGILLLIKGLTAEEIQMMPGRNRLMRIYEKITGKDRP, encoded by the coding sequence ATGAGCAAAGGGTCTTACATAAAAGGAGCGAGCATCATTGCAGCCGGTGGCATCATTGCCAAAATGCTGGGGCTTTTCTTCAAGGTGCCCATCGGCCGGATCTTGGACAGTTACGGCATGGGACTTTACAACAACTCTTATAGCATTTACAATCTGATGCTGACCATATCCATCATCGGCGTTCCCGTCGCCATTTCCAAAATGATCGCCGAGCGGGCGTCGGAGAAGAATTACCAGGGGGTCATGCAGGTATTCAAGGTTTCCATGACCGTTTTGTTTGTTGTTGGGGCGCTGACCACCACCCTGCTGTATTTTGGAGCCGATTCCATCATTGCCTTGGCCAACTGGGAAGAGGAAAGTTACTATTCCATCTTGGGTCTGGCTTTTGCCCCGTTTTTGGTGGCCCTCATGTCCGGCTTCCGGGGATTTTTCCAGGGGATGCAGCGGATGACGCCTACGGCCGTATCCCAGATCGTGGAGGCCTTTGTTCGAGTGATCTTCGGGATCGGCTTGTGCTATTATTTGACCAACAACTTCGGTCAGGCAGAGGGGGCGGGTGGAGCATCCTCCGGCGCCTTGTTTGGAGCCATTGGCGCTTTTGCCTTTTTGGTATTTACCTATCTTATTTTCATGAAGGATTTCAAGGGCGTCATGGGTCGGCAAACGACAGTCTTTCCTAAAGAATCCCGGAAGAAGATCTTGCGGCGGTTGGCCCAGATCGCCATTCCGGTGACCATGACCTCCGCCATCGTTTCCCTGTTTGGGATCATCAACTCCTTCACCTATGTTTCCCGTTTGAGTCTGGCAGGGGTGGATGGCCGGCTTGCCACCATCATGTTCGGAGATTACGGTCTGGCCCAAACCATGATCAACGTCCCGTTGACCTTCAGTACGGCCATGTCCATCACCCTAGTGCCGGCCATCAGCGAATCCTTTGCACTAAAAAGCAAGATCGGGATCAAGCACAAGACGGAGTTGGGACTGCGGGTCATCATCCTCATCGCCCTGCCCTGTGCCGTGGGACTGTCTGTGTTTTCAAATCAGATCTTTGCCCTGCTGTTTCCCAATTCGGTCTATGGAGGCGGGATATTGAAGTATTTCGCCTACAGCACCATCCTGATCATGTTTGCAAACACGCTGCAGAGCATCCTGCAGGGGGTGGACCGGTTCAACCTGCCCATGTTCCACTTGCTGCCTGCCTTGGGTGTGAACCTGCTTTTCAACTTTATCTTCGTACCCATTCCATCCATCAACATCTATGGGCTGATCATCAGCAACATCGCCGCCTATTCGGTGGTCTGCGTGCTGAATTACCGTAGCGTTCGCCGCATCACCGGCGTTCGGATCCACGTGGTGCAGACGGTGGTGAAACCGGCGGCGGCCTCCCTGATCATGGGCCTTTTCGGGTTCTTTGCCTACAAGGGGCTTTATGGCTTCCTTGGCAATGCAGGGGCGGTACTGGTCTCCATCCTGCTGTGCATCGGCGTTTATTTCGGCATTTTGCTTCTGATCAAGGGATTGACGGCGGAAGAGATCCAGATGATGCCGGGAAGAAACCGGCTGATGCGGATCTACGAAAAAATCACCGGAAAGGATCGACCATGA
- a CDS encoding peptidyl-prolyl cis-trans isomerase, protein MKKFRWIAVLISVLLMVGCTSSQSYLAKVDEVVITEEEWKGQLLLTQISYDLSQTPMPSTGEAYENLKKNLMDNLLESVVLLEEAQERAVEGDDTAADEEARMLMDAITTMYDEGTLSELLDEYDMDPEKLEALLVKRSRENQVIYELYEEVTKEVSVSQTEMEEYYNGHLKLFNYSTVHAKGFVFADLETATAVEKDVREMDDGQEVFETYKDRDGVLFSGDFGPVFYTDVEVPFADALFDAAIGEWTPLVETDGRAYLGYVYGKEPMDPIPLEEVSDLVQERALSEKRGEFYRTFVEDAFEKRDVDVHYDKL, encoded by the coding sequence ATGAAAAAATTCAGATGGATCGCTGTATTGATCTCGGTGTTGTTGATGGTGGGATGCACCTCCTCCCAAAGTTATTTGGCCAAAGTGGACGAGGTGGTCATCACCGAAGAAGAATGGAAAGGCCAGCTGCTGTTGACCCAAATCAGTTATGACCTGTCCCAAACGCCCATGCCAAGCACTGGAGAAGCCTACGAAAATTTGAAAAAAAACCTCATGGACAACCTGCTGGAAAGCGTCGTCTTGTTGGAGGAAGCACAGGAACGCGCCGTCGAGGGCGATGACACAGCAGCCGACGAAGAGGCCAGGATGCTAATGGATGCCATTACCACCATGTATGACGAAGGAACCTTGTCGGAATTGCTGGATGAATACGACATGGATCCGGAAAAGCTGGAAGCCCTCCTAGTAAAACGTTCCAGGGAGAACCAGGTGATCTATGAGCTCTACGAAGAAGTGACAAAAGAGGTGTCCGTCTCCCAAACGGAAATGGAGGAGTATTACAACGGGCACTTGAAACTTTTCAATTATTCCACGGTCCATGCCAAAGGCTTTGTCTTTGCCGATCTTGAAACCGCAACAGCGGTGGAGAAAGACGTCCGGGAAATGGACGATGGCCAGGAAGTATTCGAAACCTACAAGGATCGCGATGGCGTCCTGTTCTCCGGAGATTTTGGTCCGGTCTTTTACACCGATGTAGAGGTGCCATTTGCAGACGCCTTGTTTGATGCGGCCATCGGGGAATGGACGCCGCTGGTGGAAACGGATGGCCGGGCCTATCTTGGATACGTGTACGGAAAAGAACCCATGGATCCCATCCCCCTGGAAGAGGTGTCGGATCTGGTCCAAGAACGGGCCTTGTCGGAAAAAAGAGGGGAATTCTACCGGACGTTTGTAGAGGATGCATTTGAGAAACGAGACGTGGATGTCCATTACGACAAGCTATGA